The genomic DNA TGCTCCGGCGTCCTATTCGGATTTCCTTCATTTCCGCTCCGTAAACCCTTTGTTGTTGTCATCCCGCGCAACTCCGTTATGTAAGGGGCACAAAACCCCCCGATGATTTTTCGAACGGATTGATCCCACGTGAACAAGCCCACGCTTGCTGCCTTTGCCGACCGCCTGTCTTTTCCTGACTGGAAAAACAACACGCCAACTGTTTTTACGCCGAGCCGCATCAAGACGGAGTTGTTGTCGGGGCTGACTGTCGCCCTGGCGCTGGTGCCCGAAGCGGTTGCCTTTGCCTTTGTCGCCGGCGTGCATCCGCTGGTCGGGCTGTATGCAGCTTTCATTGTCGGCCTGATTACTGCCGTTTTCGGCGGCCGTCCGGGCATGATTTCCGGCGCTACCGGCGCGCTGGCAGTGGTAATGGTCTCACTGGTCGCCGTTCACGGCGTGGAATATCTGTTTGCCGCAGTGGTGGTGATGGGCATCCTGCAGATTCTTGCAGGCGTTTTCAAATTGGGAAAATTCATCCGCCTGGTGCCGCACCCGGTTATGCTGGGCTTCGTCAACGGTCTGGCGATTGTCATCTTCATGGCTCAATTATCCCAGTTCAAGGTGGCCGGAGCTGACGGCACCAAAATCTGGATGACCGGCTGGCCTCTGGCCAACATGCTGGGTCTGGTGGTGCTGACGATGGGCATTATCTGGCTGATGCCAAAGCTGACCAAAGCCATTCCTGCGCCGCTTGCCGGCATTGGCGTCGTCGCTGCCATTGTTATTTTCTTCGGCGTCGATGTGCCGCGCGTCGGCGATCTGGCCTCGATTCAGGGTGGCCTGCCGCAATTCAGCATTCCCATGGTGCCGCTGACCCTTGAGACCCTGGAAATTGTGTTGCCGTTTGCGGTCATTCTCGCCGCCATTGGCCTGATTGAAAGTCTGCTGACGCTGAACCTGGTCGGCGAAATCACCGAGCAGCGCGGCGGTGCATCGCGCGAATGTATGGCTCAGGGCGTTGCCAATACGGTGACCGGCTTTTTCGGCGGTATGGGCGGCTGCGCCATGATCGGCCAGTCGATGATCAATGTAAAATCCGGAGGCCGCACCCGGCTGTCCGGCATCGCAGCGGCGCTGTTTCTGCTGGCCTTCATTCTGGTCGCCTCGGGGCTGATCGAGCAGATCCCGCTGGCGGCGCTTGTCGGCGTGATGTTCATGGTGGTGATCGGCACCTTTGCCTGGCAGAGCCTGACCATCCTGCGCCGCATTCCGTTGACAGATGCGCTGATGATCGTGCTGGTGACGGTGGTCACGGTTCTCACCGATCTGGCAATTGCCGTGGTCGTCGGCGTTATCATGTCGGCTCTGGCCTATGCCTGGAACAATGCCACCCGCATCCATGCCAAGGCGCAGATCTCGCCGGACGGTGCCAAAGTCTATCAGATCGAAGGACCGCTCTTCTTCGGCTCCGCTGACGGGTTTTCCGAGATTTTCAACCCGCAGGATGATCCTGAACTGGTCATTGTGGATTTCATGAACTCCCGTGTGGTCGATCAGTCAGCCCTTCAGGCCATTGAATCCCTTGCCATGAAATACGAGGCGCTCGGCAAAACTCTGCAATTGCGCCATCTGTCGCGGGACTGCCACAGATTGCTCAACCGGGCCGGTCAGCTGATGGTCGATTCAGATGATGATCCCGATTACGGGCTGGCCGCAGATTATTCCGTCAAGACCGGCATTCTGGGGGCCGGACACTGAAATTCTGGCACTGAATTGTAATCGATTTGGTGCTGCCCTGCTCAGGCGCGGTCTGCCCCGTAATAGACCGAGACAGCGTGTTTTGCTTCGGCGAAGAACAGCCAGCGTTCCGTCAGCACACCGGCGAGATGACTGATCAGGGCTGCAAGACCGAAAAACACCATGCCTGAGGCCGCCATGATGAGCAGCAGCAGCACGGGCAGGATCAATCCCAGAACATAGCTCAGCAGCCGCAGTTTCTGCGCATGTTTGCGTGCTACCTTGAAGCCCATTTCGCGCGTCAGGTAATTCTCGCCCATATGCGGAGGCTCGAGCAGCCGTGCTTTGCCGAGAAAGCCCAGACCCGTCGCGCTTTCCGGGGTCGACGGGCCGGATTCCTGGTCAAGCGCGCGATACCACGCAGTCTTGGCCATGAAGGCGGCTGCCAGCGCCACGATTGTCAGAACGATAAGACTGGCTTCCAGGCCGTTAAAGGCGTTGAGCGTGGCCAAGGCAAGTAAACCACCGGACAGGGCGAACAGCAGATAGCAGGTGTTTGTTACCGGATTGTGCCAGGCATGGACGGTTTTCAGCGAGGCATAAATCATGCTGGTGGCGTAGACCGTTATTGCGGCCATAACGGCCACTAGGAACCCCAGCCAGCCGAAACTGAGGTCAAACAGCACCGCAAAACCGGTCTGCGCCGTCAGCGGCACAAAGGTCAGAACAGCCAGCACGCCTTCGCGGGACAGCCAGCTTGAGCGCCATTGCGAAAACGCCCGCCAGGCCCGTTGCGGATTACCCAGATGCAGCGTCGAGGACACAAGACCGCCGGCAATGGCAACAAAAGCCAGCACATGCCCGATCTTGACGGCGGCCAGCGCCGGGTCCGGCTGCAACAGGCCGAGCATTGCCGCAAGGCCGTAGCCGAAGCCGGACAGGGTGGTGAAGATGATAACGGACAGGGCGGGATGCATGATTTTGTCTCAAATCTCAGAGTTTGGATAGCGCGGTGTCGATCCATTTCAGGAAGCCCTGCGCTCCGTCAGTGCTTTCAGCAACGGCGATGGGGTTAGAAGAGGCATCCGCCTTCGGCAAGGTCTGGCGCGGTCGTGGTGGCAGATATTTGTTGACCGGTCGTGTGCCCTGTTCAGGCATCAGATCAATTCCGCCGCGCTCTCTCACCAGAACCGAAACATCCGACTGCGGGTCGCCAAGATCGCCGAAATGCCGGGCATTGGCCGGGCAGGTGCGCACACAGGCGGGCTGGCGGTCAATTTCAGGAATAGCTTCATTGTAAATCCGGTCGACGCACAGGGTGCATTTTTTCATCACCCCGGCATCCTCATCCATTTCGCGTGCTCCGTATGGGCAGGCCCAGGCGCACAGGCCACAGCCGATGCATTTGTCCTCATCGACCAGGACAATGCCGTCTTCGCCGCGTTTGTAACTGGCCCCTGTCGGGCACACCGTGACGCAGGGCGCATCGTCGCAATGCAGGCAGGATTTGGGAAAATGGACAACCCGCGCTTCGTCGGTTTGGGCAATGATTTCGCCAATACCCTGGCCTTTCGGCTTCTTGCCGTAACCGGGGATGACATCACCCGGTGTCACATCCCCCGGCGTCACTTCGAATGTGTGGATGCGGTTCAGCCATGCACCGCTGACATCCTTGCCGTAAGGGTCCTGGTCCGACAGGGCCGAGCCATAGCCGCCGGTATTCCATTCCTTGCAGATAACGGCGCAGGCATGGCATCCCACGCACACATCCAGATCGATGACGAGCCCGAGTTTCTTGCCTGTCGTGGCGGTTGGCAGACTGGTCATGATGAAGTGTCCCTGGTCCATTCCTGGCCATAGCGCAGATCCTCGGGCGGCTCGCCCAGCACCTTGCGGGCTGCCAGATCGTCAAAGCCGGGACTGCTTTCCGGGCTCGACTGGTCAGGATGTTTGCTGATCGAGACACGCAGATCATACCACGCCGCCTGGCCGGTGATCGGGTCGCTGTTGGCCCAGCGCAGGCCGTCGCCTTTTGGCGGCAGCAATTCGTGAATCAGGTGGTTGAGCAGAAAGCCCTTGGTGGCTTCCGGCGAGTCCGGCGACAGATTCCAGGCACCCTTGCGCTTGCCAATCGCATTCCAGGTCCACAAGGTCTTGTCATTGACCGCTTCCATCCGCGCGATCGGCACGCGGATCGAGGAATGCCAGGACGAAACCTTCGCCCAGTCGCCATCGACCAGGCCTTCCGCATCGCAAATCGAGCCTGGAACATACAGCACGTTTTTGGTGTGAATCTGGCGCAGCCAGGCATTCTGCGACCCCCAGGAATGATACATTGCTGCCGGTCGCTGGGTGATGGCGTGATAGGGATAATCCGCCAGATCCACACCGTCTTCCTCAAATGGCGCATACCAGACGGGCAGAGGGTCGAAACAGGTCTTGATCCGCTCCCTGTGGTGTGCCGGGGCAATCGGCTGGCGCAACCCTTCGGCACTGAGGCGGAATTTCTGCAGTTCCTCCACATAAAGCTGGAAGGTTACGGGTTGCGGTGCATCGAAGAAACCCATCTCCACGGCAAAGTCCTGATAGGCCTTGTTGGCATGTTTGTAGAACCGTGCCTCTTCCGGCAGCTCCTTCGACCAGAAAGCACCGTTTTTGATATAGGCATTGATCTGATCCGGATTTGGCGCTCCGCGGCCTTCCTGATCGCCATTCTCGCCACGAAAACCCGCCAGAGGCCCGATACCCGGCCGGCGCTGATGGTTGACGATATAATCCGCATAATCCTTGTAGAGCGGCTCCCCGGTGTCATTGACAAAACCCGGCAAATTGAGTTTTCCGCCAAGCTGAATCAGCGCGGACTGGAACCCGCGCACATCCCGGTCCGGTTCCACCACCGGCCAGCGAATGCTGTCATTCACCGAATCCGGTTCCGAAATCGGTCGGTCCAGCAGCGAAATGCAGTCATGGCGTTCCAGATAAGTCG from Pararhizobium sp. IMCC3301 includes the following:
- a CDS encoding SulP family inorganic anion transporter; the protein is MNKPTLAAFADRLSFPDWKNNTPTVFTPSRIKTELLSGLTVALALVPEAVAFAFVAGVHPLVGLYAAFIVGLITAVFGGRPGMISGATGALAVVMVSLVAVHGVEYLFAAVVVMGILQILAGVFKLGKFIRLVPHPVMLGFVNGLAIVIFMAQLSQFKVAGADGTKIWMTGWPLANMLGLVVLTMGIIWLMPKLTKAIPAPLAGIGVVAAIVIFFGVDVPRVGDLASIQGGLPQFSIPMVPLTLETLEIVLPFAVILAAIGLIESLLTLNLVGEITEQRGGASRECMAQGVANTVTGFFGGMGGCAMIGQSMINVKSGGRTRLSGIAAALFLLAFILVASGLIEQIPLAALVGVMFMVVIGTFAWQSLTILRRIPLTDALMIVLVTVVTVLTDLAIAVVVGVIMSALAYAWNNATRIHAKAQISPDGAKVYQIEGPLFFGSADGFSEIFNPQDDPELVIVDFMNSRVVDQSALQAIESLAMKYEALGKTLQLRHLSRDCHRLLNRAGQLMVDSDDDPDYGLAADYSVKTGILGAGH
- a CDS encoding DmsC/YnfH family molybdoenzyme membrane anchor subunit, which produces MHPALSVIIFTTLSGFGYGLAAMLGLLQPDPALAAVKIGHVLAFVAIAGGLVSSTLHLGNPQRAWRAFSQWRSSWLSREGVLAVLTFVPLTAQTGFAVLFDLSFGWLGFLVAVMAAITVYATSMIYASLKTVHAWHNPVTNTCYLLFALSGGLLALATLNAFNGLEASLIVLTIVALAAAFMAKTAWYRALDQESGPSTPESATGLGFLGKARLLEPPHMGENYLTREMGFKVARKHAQKLRLLSYVLGLILPVLLLLIMAASGMVFFGLAALISHLAGVLTERWLFFAEAKHAVSVYYGADRA
- a CDS encoding 4Fe-4S dicluster domain-containing protein, with the protein product MTSLPTATTGKKLGLVIDLDVCVGCHACAVICKEWNTGGYGSALSDQDPYGKDVSGAWLNRIHTFEVTPGDVTPGDVIPGYGKKPKGQGIGEIIAQTDEARVVHFPKSCLHCDDAPCVTVCPTGASYKRGEDGIVLVDEDKCIGCGLCAWACPYGAREMDEDAGVMKKCTLCVDRIYNEAIPEIDRQPACVRTCPANARHFGDLGDPQSDVSVLVRERGGIDLMPEQGTRPVNKYLPPRPRQTLPKADASSNPIAVAESTDGAQGFLKWIDTALSKL